From Skermanella sp. TT6, a single genomic window includes:
- a CDS encoding 3TM-type holin, with protein MIPLALAQLGLPLLLKAVGAGLEKIDGPVAAQAAQAVRAVDAAVGDGSIPAASVAEANRHVERMAELESGDRRVALTEVNRSLRAEVASEDAYVRRMRPTFGYIMALTWLAQMLAIAWVIVTDPGQANMVITAMTSLGTIWTVGLSVLGIYVYKRSDDKRVAAGDGPESGPFAFLARRVGKGTS; from the coding sequence ATGATCCCGCTGGCGCTGGCCCAGCTCGGGCTTCCGCTGCTCCTGAAGGCGGTCGGGGCCGGGCTGGAGAAGATCGACGGTCCCGTGGCGGCCCAGGCCGCGCAGGCGGTCCGGGCGGTGGACGCCGCGGTGGGCGACGGCAGCATCCCGGCCGCGTCGGTCGCCGAGGCGAACCGCCACGTGGAGCGGATGGCCGAGCTGGAATCGGGCGACCGGCGTGTCGCGCTGACCGAGGTGAACCGGAGCCTGCGGGCGGAAGTCGCGTCGGAGGACGCCTATGTCCGCCGGATGCGACCGACCTTCGGCTACATCATGGCGCTGACCTGGCTCGCCCAGATGCTCGCCATCGCCTGGGTGATCGTGACCGACCCGGGACAGGCGAACATGGTCATCACGGCGATGACCTCGCTCGGCACGATCTGGACCGTCGGCCTCAGCGTCCTGGGCATCTATGTCTACAAGAGGTCCGACGACAAGCGGGTCGCGGCGGGCGACGGGCCGGAGTCCGGGCCGTTCGCTTTCCTGGCGCGCCGGGTCGGAAAGGGGACGTCCTGA
- a CDS encoding transglutaminase family protein: MTILNVRHVTVYRYSTPVSFGEHRLMFRPRDSHDMRLLETRMAISPPPTDIRWMHDVFGNSIAIASFDQTAAELRFESSIRLDHFGLSDPDFPIEDYAKTYPFSYSAEEIPDLGRTTERHFPDPDHLVDEWAKQFIRTDGPTETQEMLVAMTRTIKESFTYKARVAVGTQSPAETLGSRSGTCRDFALLMMEAARTLGFAARFVSGYLYDPAVDGDPESRVGGGATHAWVQIYLPGAGWVEFDPTNGIVGGAGLIRVAVTRDPAQAVPLGGDWFGEAEDFLGMEVEVTVTSE, translated from the coding sequence ATGACCATCCTGAACGTAAGGCACGTGACCGTGTACCGCTACTCGACGCCGGTGAGCTTCGGGGAGCACCGCCTGATGTTCAGACCGCGCGACAGCCACGACATGCGGCTGCTCGAAACCAGGATGGCGATCAGCCCGCCGCCGACCGACATCCGGTGGATGCACGACGTCTTCGGCAACTCGATCGCCATCGCCTCGTTCGACCAGACGGCGGCCGAACTGCGGTTCGAGAGCTCCATCCGGCTGGATCATTTCGGCCTGTCCGATCCCGACTTCCCGATCGAGGACTACGCGAAGACCTATCCCTTCTCCTACTCGGCCGAAGAGATCCCGGATCTCGGGCGCACGACGGAGCGCCATTTTCCAGATCCCGACCATCTGGTCGACGAGTGGGCCAAGCAGTTCATCCGGACCGACGGCCCGACCGAGACCCAGGAGATGCTGGTCGCGATGACCCGCACCATCAAGGAGAGCTTCACCTACAAGGCGCGGGTCGCCGTCGGGACCCAGAGCCCGGCGGAGACCCTGGGGAGCCGGTCCGGCACCTGCCGCGACTTCGCGCTCCTGATGATGGAGGCGGCGCGCACGCTGGGCTTCGCCGCCCGCTTCGTCTCGGGCTATCTCTACGACCCCGCGGTCGACGGCGATCCCGAAAGCCGGGTCGGCGGCGGCGCGACCCATGCCTGGGTCCAGATCTACCTGCCGGGTGCGGGATGGGTCGAGTTCGACCCGACCAACGGCATCGTCGGCGGCGCCGGCCTCATTCGGGTCGCGGTCACCCGGGACCCGGCGCAGGCGGTTCCCCTCGGCGGCGACTGGTTCGGCGAGGCGGAGGATTTCCTGGGCATGGAGGTCGAGGTGACCGTCACCTCCGAATAG
- the terL gene encoding phage terminase large subunit: MERFESFRDFLIVWNTFQDLPSPDHHMRIAEWLTTGWYGGDRRLLLMAFRNSGKSTVVGLFAAWLLKTDPSLRIMVLAADLALAKKMVRTVKRIVERHPQTQGLKPDRADQWASDQFTVRRPMELRDPSMLARGIGANLTGSRADVVICDDVEVPRTCDTAPKREDLRERLSEIDYILVPGGMQLYVGTPHSYYTIYADEPRAEIGEAVPFLDGFQRLLIPIRDAEGRSAWPTRFPDAAIERIRRATGPNKFESQMMLKPVSIADGRLDPDRLLPYEAELDYREARGVPVLMLGDRRMVSASCWWDPAYGAPEGAAREGRAGDGSVLAAVFSDVDGGYWLHRIRYLTAVPDGDDHEAAQQCRQVAEFLRDLHLPSVMLETNGVGKFLPGILRRELARCGVGASVVEKTSSVPKDRRILEAFDAVLAAGALHAHRSVWDTPFVREMREWRPGGRHKGHDDGLDAVAGCLSNEPVRFGSVGRPGRSADWRGGPPGRAVTDFKV, encoded by the coding sequence GTGGAGAGGTTCGAGAGTTTCAGGGATTTCCTGATCGTGTGGAACACGTTCCAGGACCTGCCGTCGCCCGACCACCACATGCGCATCGCCGAATGGCTGACCACGGGCTGGTACGGGGGGGACCGCCGGCTCCTGCTGATGGCGTTCCGCAACAGCGGGAAATCCACGGTGGTCGGGCTGTTCGCGGCCTGGCTGCTGAAGACCGATCCTTCCCTGAGGATCATGGTGCTGGCGGCCGACCTGGCGCTGGCCAAGAAGATGGTCCGCACCGTCAAGCGGATCGTCGAGCGCCACCCCCAGACCCAGGGCCTCAAGCCCGACCGGGCCGACCAGTGGGCCAGCGACCAGTTCACCGTCCGGCGGCCGATGGAACTGCGCGATCCCAGCATGCTGGCCCGCGGGATCGGGGCGAACCTGACCGGCAGCCGGGCCGACGTCGTGATCTGCGACGACGTGGAGGTCCCGCGCACCTGCGACACCGCGCCGAAACGGGAGGACCTGCGCGAGCGGCTGAGCGAGATCGACTATATCCTGGTGCCCGGCGGCATGCAGCTCTATGTCGGCACGCCGCACAGCTACTACACCATCTATGCCGACGAGCCGCGCGCCGAGATCGGCGAGGCCGTTCCCTTCCTCGACGGGTTCCAGCGGCTGCTGATCCCGATCCGGGACGCCGAGGGCAGGAGCGCCTGGCCGACGCGCTTCCCGGACGCGGCGATCGAGCGCATCCGCCGGGCGACCGGGCCGAACAAGTTCGAGAGCCAGATGATGCTGAAGCCGGTCAGCATCGCCGACGGGCGGCTCGACCCGGACCGCCTGCTGCCCTACGAGGCCGAGCTGGACTACCGCGAGGCCCGCGGCGTCCCGGTGCTGATGCTGGGCGACCGGCGGATGGTTTCCGCCAGCTGCTGGTGGGACCCGGCCTACGGGGCGCCGGAGGGCGCCGCGCGGGAGGGCAGGGCGGGGGACGGCAGCGTCCTGGCCGCCGTCTTCTCCGACGTCGACGGCGGCTACTGGCTGCATCGGATCCGCTACCTGACGGCCGTGCCGGACGGCGACGACCACGAGGCGGCGCAGCAGTGCCGGCAGGTGGCGGAGTTCCTGCGCGACCTCCACCTGCCGTCGGTCATGCTGGAGACCAACGGCGTGGGCAAGTTCCTGCCCGGCATCCTTCGGCGGGAGCTGGCCCGGTGCGGGGTCGGGGCCTCGGTCGTGGAGAAGACCTCCAGCGTGCCGAAGGACCGCCGCATCCTGGAGGCGTTCGACGCCGTGCTGGCCGCCGGCGCGCTGCATGCCCACCGCAGCGTCTGGGACACGCCCTTCGTGCGGGAAATGCGCGAGTGGCGCCCCGGCGGCCGGCACAAGGGCCATGACGACGGCCTGGACGCCGTCGCCGGCTGCCTGTCGAACGAGCCGGTCCGTTTCGGCTCGGTCGGCAGGCCCGGCCGGAGCGCCGACTGGCGCGGCGGCCCGCCGGGCCGGGCCGTGACCGACTTCAAAGTGTGA
- a CDS encoding divergent polysaccharide deacetylase family protein, whose translation MATAAKQAPKAKAPKVKVAIDIAAIRRAVAQAFARLKPRRRKAAGPVVDGERTLSTEIDTGVERNLVTRRIRTVALAAKATARSRNGRRAAGALAVLLPVLLVGWTAAWLVGGAEETERELAAAVPRIVVPVLAPDSGGVIQAEPAKAAPAAVNSPYDPVPMVPAPAAGLIEDSPRGPLPRIASDGRTPWQTYARPFFHDDKRPRIALVVGPLGISSGATLRAIEGLPGAVTLAFASGAGQLGTWVDQARRLGHEVMLDLPAEPADFPRNDPGPGALLVSLDGDRNQQRLLGSLGRVSGYVGVLSLSGNRFTGAPDSVRPMLAEVNRRGLMFLDARPGARSIAAREATRIGLPRAIADTLIDEVPSRPAIEARMRLLEEAARLDGAAVGIAQPYPVTLDQLSDWIKTLEGKGIVLAPITALVNKQADR comes from the coding sequence ATGGCAACCGCCGCCAAACAGGCTCCGAAGGCGAAAGCCCCCAAGGTCAAGGTCGCCATCGACATCGCCGCCATCCGCCGCGCCGTAGCCCAGGCTTTCGCCAGGCTGAAGCCGCGGCGGCGGAAGGCGGCCGGGCCGGTGGTCGACGGCGAGCGGACGCTGTCGACCGAGATCGACACCGGCGTCGAGCGCAACCTGGTCACCCGGCGCATCCGGACGGTGGCCCTGGCGGCGAAGGCGACGGCCAGGTCGCGCAACGGCCGGCGGGCCGCGGGGGCGCTCGCGGTCCTGCTTCCCGTCCTGCTGGTAGGATGGACGGCGGCCTGGCTGGTCGGCGGGGCCGAGGAGACTGAACGCGAACTGGCGGCTGCGGTCCCCCGGATCGTCGTCCCCGTCCTGGCCCCGGACAGCGGCGGCGTGATCCAGGCCGAGCCGGCCAAGGCGGCGCCGGCCGCCGTCAACTCGCCCTACGATCCGGTCCCGATGGTGCCGGCCCCGGCGGCCGGCCTGATCGAGGACTCCCCGCGCGGCCCGCTGCCCCGGATCGCATCCGACGGCAGGACGCCGTGGCAGACCTATGCCCGCCCCTTCTTCCACGACGACAAGCGCCCGCGCATAGCCCTGGTGGTCGGCCCCCTGGGGATCTCGTCCGGCGCGACGCTCCGGGCGATCGAGGGGTTGCCGGGGGCCGTCACCCTGGCCTTCGCGAGCGGCGCCGGCCAGCTCGGCACCTGGGTGGACCAGGCGCGCCGGCTGGGGCACGAGGTGATGCTCGACCTGCCGGCCGAGCCGGCCGACTTCCCGCGCAACGATCCGGGCCCCGGCGCGCTGCTGGTCTCCCTCGACGGCGACCGCAACCAGCAGAGGCTGCTGGGATCGCTCGGGCGGGTCTCCGGGTATGTCGGAGTCCTGTCCCTGTCGGGTAACCGCTTCACCGGGGCCCCCGACAGTGTCCGCCCGATGCTGGCCGAGGTGAACCGGCGCGGACTGATGTTCCTGGACGCCCGGCCGGGCGCCCGCAGCATCGCCGCGCGGGAGGCGACCCGGATCGGCCTGCCCCGCGCCATCGCCGACACGCTGATCGACGAGGTGCCTTCGAGACCCGCGATCGAGGCCCGCATGCGCCTGCTTGAGGAGGCGGCCCGGCTGGACGGCGCCGCGGTCGGGATCGCCCAGCCATACCCGGTGACGCTGGACCAGCTCAGCGACTGGATCAAGACGCTGGAAGGGAAAGGCATCGTGCTGGCCCCCATCACGGCGCTCGTCAACAAGCAGGCCGACCGGTAA
- a CDS encoding sensor histidine kinase, which yields MSACAPVQRSYRLPGPNRTTPGEGGFRVGDLIIPLPSIDPHVHCTRVYDIFADHPEWPALAVVNRGAVVGMIARPDLYATFAKPLLRDLYERRPISLLMDRLPLVVDADLSLDEVSQRIAHAKPEALVSGFIITERGEYRGIATALALMGRSVEQARAKNRELEEARRAAEAANSAKSSFLANMSHELRTPLNAVIGFAELIESEVFGPLGNERYAEYAADIRVSGHHLLDLINDLLDLSKAEANRLELSEGKIDVRSIVGSSVRIVAELAQRGGVTLRAEVPAPLPPLWGDERKLRQMVLNLVSNAVKFTPAGGGVTVSAALTEEGGLAVAVSDTGIGMSPDEQVRAMEPFSQIDNAMNRRQKGTGLGLPLTRRLVELHGGRLRMDSVPGCGTTITLYFPPERLESRVVSPAEA from the coding sequence ATGTCTGCATGTGCGCCCGTGCAGCGCAGCTACCGCTTGCCAGGACCGAACAGGACGACGCCCGGGGAAGGCGGCTTCAGGGTCGGGGACCTGATCATCCCGTTGCCGTCGATCGACCCGCACGTGCATTGCACGCGGGTCTACGACATCTTCGCCGACCATCCGGAATGGCCGGCGCTGGCGGTGGTCAACCGCGGCGCCGTGGTCGGGATGATCGCCCGGCCGGACCTTTACGCGACCTTCGCCAAGCCGCTGCTGCGCGACCTGTACGAGCGCCGGCCGATTTCCCTCCTCATGGACCGCCTGCCGCTGGTCGTCGACGCCGACCTCAGCCTGGACGAGGTCAGCCAGCGCATCGCCCACGCCAAGCCGGAGGCGCTGGTCAGCGGCTTCATCATCACGGAACGGGGCGAGTATCGCGGGATCGCGACGGCGCTGGCGCTGATGGGCAGGTCGGTCGAGCAGGCCCGGGCCAAGAACCGCGAGCTGGAGGAGGCCCGCAGGGCGGCCGAGGCGGCCAACTCCGCCAAGAGCAGCTTCCTGGCCAACATGAGCCACGAGCTGCGCACGCCGCTCAACGCGGTGATCGGGTTCGCCGAGCTGATCGAATCGGAGGTCTTCGGTCCCCTCGGCAACGAGCGTTACGCGGAATACGCGGCGGATATCCGCGTCAGCGGCCACCATCTGCTCGACCTGATCAACGACCTGCTCGACCTGTCCAAGGCCGAGGCGAACCGGCTGGAGCTGAGCGAGGGAAAGATCGACGTGCGGTCGATCGTCGGCTCCAGCGTCAGGATCGTCGCCGAGCTGGCGCAGCGCGGCGGCGTCACCCTCCGGGCGGAGGTCCCGGCACCGCTGCCGCCGCTGTGGGGGGACGAGCGCAAGCTTCGCCAGATGGTCCTGAACCTGGTTTCCAACGCGGTCAAGTTCACGCCGGCCGGCGGCGGCGTGACGGTTTCCGCCGCCCTGACGGAGGAGGGCGGGCTGGCGGTCGCCGTCTCGGATACCGGCATCGGGATGAGTCCCGACGAGCAGGTCAGGGCGATGGAGCCGTTCAGCCAGATCGACAACGCCATGAACCGCCGCCAGAAGGGGACGGGGCTGGGGCTGCCCCTTACCCGGCGGCTGGTCGAGTTGCATGGCGGCAGGCTGCGCATGGACAGCGTTCCCGGCTGCGGCACCACGATCACCCTGTATTTCCCGCCCGAACGCCTGGAATCGCGCGTGGTCAGCCCGGCGGAGGCGTGA
- a CDS encoding RNA pyrophosphohydrolase — MSKSDKLPYRPCVGIMLVNPGGKVFVGRRIDTPDAWQMPQGGIDAGETPREAALRELVEEIGTGAAEVVAETEGWLRYDLPPHLIGKVWKGKYRGQEQKWILARFTGTDGDIDLVTDHPEFDAWQWIEPDRLADLIVPFKRPIYEAVVAEFRTLLTPPPG; from the coding sequence ATGAGCAAATCGGACAAACTGCCCTACCGGCCCTGCGTCGGCATCATGCTGGTCAACCCCGGCGGCAAGGTCTTCGTCGGCCGGCGGATCGACACGCCCGACGCCTGGCAGATGCCCCAGGGCGGCATCGATGCCGGCGAGACCCCGCGCGAGGCAGCACTCCGCGAGCTGGTCGAGGAGATCGGCACCGGGGCGGCCGAGGTGGTCGCCGAGACGGAGGGCTGGCTGCGCTACGACCTGCCGCCCCACCTGATCGGCAAGGTCTGGAAGGGCAAGTACCGCGGGCAGGAGCAGAAATGGATCCTGGCCCGCTTCACCGGAACCGACGGCGACATCGACCTGGTCACCGACCACCCGGAGTTCGACGCCTGGCAATGGATAGAGCCGGACCGGCTCGCCGACCTGATCGTCCCGTTCAAGCGGCCGATCTACGAGGCGGTGGTGGCGGAGTTCCGGACCCTGCTCACGCCTCCGCCGGGCTGA
- a CDS encoding CHAP domain-containing protein, protein MPFLRLAKSGVAGVLFTLTALSLSGPALAGYVNCVQFVRQAGAIELSGNAWMWWPHAKGRYETGQHPRRDAVMVFQRTTAMPSGHVALVRHVLDSRTIVIEHANWAPRGGAKGRISRDLVRDVSPGNDWTSVQVLYRPTGSFGKTYPANGFIHPNPPASFASPIIEP, encoded by the coding sequence ATGCCTTTTCTCCGGTTAGCGAAGTCGGGAGTTGCAGGGGTTCTTTTCACGCTGACGGCCCTGTCCCTGTCCGGACCCGCCCTGGCCGGCTACGTGAACTGCGTACAGTTCGTCCGGCAAGCGGGCGCGATCGAACTCTCGGGCAATGCCTGGATGTGGTGGCCCCACGCCAAGGGACGCTACGAAACGGGGCAGCATCCCCGTCGCGACGCCGTGATGGTCTTCCAGCGGACCACGGCGATGCCGTCCGGCCACGTGGCCCTGGTCAGGCATGTCCTGGATTCGCGCACGATCGTGATCGAACATGCCAACTGGGCGCCGCGCGGCGGGGCCAAGGGCCGGATCTCGCGGGATCTGGTCCGGGACGTTTCCCCCGGCAACGACTGGACCTCGGTCCAGGTCCTGTACCGGCCGACGGGGAGCTTCGGCAAGACGTACCCCGCAAACGGCTTCATCCACCCCAATCCGCCAGCCTCCTTCGCCAGTCCGATCATCGAGCCCTGA
- a CDS encoding TIGR01459 family HAD-type hydrolase, translating into MHSEDTPAAVPLHSGIAALADRYDGYILDLWGVLHNGVEAYPGVIDCLDRLRTRGKRVCLLSNAPRRCAGVAEKLAGMGITPDHYDHLMTSGEATHDALADPPDEWHAALGSRCLHIGPPRDADVFEGLPIEMVDDPARADFVVNTGIDSFDETIADYEAILKSCAAHALPMVCANPDLVVVVGTKMAICAGMLAQRYEELGGSVRYHGKPHAPVYRRCFDLLGIQDRARIAAVGDSFRTDVAGANAAGIDALLVTSGIHLEELATAWGEHPDPARLAAAAAASGHTPQGAIPRFHW; encoded by the coding sequence ATGCATTCCGAAGACACTCCCGCGGCGGTCCCGCTCCATTCCGGGATCGCCGCGCTCGCGGACCGCTATGACGGCTACATCCTCGATCTCTGGGGAGTCCTGCACAACGGGGTCGAGGCCTATCCGGGCGTGATCGACTGCCTGGACCGGCTGAGGACCCGGGGCAAGCGGGTCTGCCTGCTGTCCAACGCGCCGCGCCGCTGCGCCGGCGTCGCGGAGAAGCTGGCCGGCATGGGCATCACGCCGGACCATTACGACCACCTGATGACCTCGGGGGAGGCCACGCACGACGCCCTGGCCGATCCGCCGGACGAGTGGCACGCGGCGCTCGGGAGCCGCTGTCTCCATATCGGACCCCCGCGCGACGCCGACGTGTTCGAGGGACTCCCGATCGAGATGGTCGACGATCCGGCGCGGGCGGATTTCGTCGTCAATACCGGCATCGACAGCTTCGACGAGACGATCGCCGACTACGAGGCGATCCTGAAATCCTGCGCCGCGCACGCACTGCCGATGGTTTGCGCCAATCCCGACCTCGTCGTGGTGGTCGGCACCAAGATGGCGATCTGCGCCGGCATGTTGGCCCAGCGCTACGAGGAGCTGGGCGGTTCCGTGCGCTATCACGGGAAGCCGCACGCCCCGGTCTACCGGCGCTGCTTCGATCTGCTCGGCATCCAGGACCGGGCAAGGATCGCGGCGGTCGGCGACAGCTTCCGGACCGACGTGGCGGGGGCCAATGCCGCCGGGATCGACGCCCTTCTGGTGACCAGCGGCATCCACCTGGAGGAACTGGCCACCGCCTGGGGCGAGCACCCCGATCCGGCCAGGCTGGCCGCCGCCGCCGCCGCGAGCGGCCATACTCCCCAGGGCGCCATCCCGCGGTTCCACTGGTGA
- a CDS encoding quinone-dependent dihydroorotate dehydrogenase: MIDLFPVAGPLLRRLDPETAHGLTVSALKTGLVPASRAAADPALACRVWGLDFANPVGLAAGFDKNAEVPDAMLAQGFGYVEVGSVTPRPQPGNPRPRVFRLPEQRAMINRYGFNNDGLDVVAARLEGRSGRPGLVGANVGKNKETADAAADYAIGIRRLARLADYLVINVSSPNTPGLRMLQGRGPLAELLDRSLAARAESAAAGKVPPLLLKIAPDLTDEDKGDIAEVALASGIDGLIVSNTTVSRPPGLPPAIAAETGGLSGAPLMAASTAVLADMYRLTGGRLPLVGCGGIESGRDAYAKIRAGASLVQLYTALVYRGPRLVGEINRDLAALSRADGFPSLKDAVGADHRRASPVSPAA; encoded by the coding sequence TTGATCGACCTCTTTCCCGTAGCGGGGCCGCTGCTCCGCCGGCTCGATCCGGAAACCGCCCACGGCCTCACGGTCTCGGCCCTGAAGACCGGCTTGGTGCCGGCCAGCCGCGCCGCCGCCGATCCGGCCCTGGCCTGCCGCGTGTGGGGGCTGGATTTCGCCAATCCGGTCGGCCTCGCCGCCGGGTTCGACAAGAACGCGGAAGTCCCGGACGCCATGCTGGCCCAGGGTTTCGGCTACGTCGAGGTGGGCAGCGTGACGCCCCGCCCGCAGCCCGGCAACCCGCGTCCGCGCGTGTTCCGCCTGCCGGAGCAGCGGGCGATGATCAACCGCTACGGCTTCAACAATGACGGGCTGGATGTCGTCGCGGCCCGCCTGGAGGGCCGGTCGGGCCGGCCGGGGCTGGTCGGGGCCAATGTCGGCAAGAACAAGGAGACGGCGGACGCCGCGGCCGACTACGCCATCGGCATCCGCCGGCTGGCCCGGCTCGCCGATTACCTGGTGATCAACGTCTCGTCGCCCAACACGCCCGGCCTCCGCATGCTCCAGGGCCGCGGACCTCTGGCCGAACTGCTCGACCGGTCGCTGGCCGCCCGTGCCGAGTCGGCCGCCGCCGGCAAGGTGCCGCCGCTGCTGCTGAAGATCGCGCCGGACCTGACCGACGAGGACAAGGGCGACATCGCGGAGGTGGCGCTGGCCAGCGGCATCGACGGGCTGATCGTCTCCAACACGACGGTTTCCCGCCCACCCGGGCTGCCTCCGGCGATCGCGGCGGAGACCGGCGGGCTGAGCGGGGCTCCCCTGATGGCGGCATCCACCGCCGTGCTGGCCGACATGTACCGCCTGACCGGAGGCAGGCTTCCGCTGGTGGGATGCGGCGGCATCGAATCCGGCCGCGACGCCTATGCCAAGATCCGCGCCGGCGCCTCGCTGGTCCAGCTCTACACCGCCCTGGTCTACCGGGGGCCGCGTCTCGTGGGCGAGATCAACCGCGACCTTGCTGCCCTTTCGCGCGCCGACGGGTTTCCTTCCCTGAAGGACGCCGTCGGGGCCGACCACCGGCGGGCTTCACCCGTTTCTCCCGCAGCTTGA
- a CDS encoding ribbon-helix-helix domain-containing protein, translated as MWTSLTDICRREERSINEIISMIDEKRADTNLTAAIRVFLICYFRDASAFQNMRFSGMAEESDFDVNADPAPDEELRCGALVNAALDVVGARRAAASDGN; from the coding sequence ATGTGGACCTCGCTTACCGATATTTGCCGGCGCGAGGAGCGGTCCATCAACGAGATCATCTCGATGATCGACGAGAAGCGGGCCGACACCAATCTCACGGCCGCGATCCGGGTTTTCCTGATCTGCTACTTCCGGGATGCCTCGGCCTTCCAGAACATGCGCTTCTCCGGCATGGCGGAGGAGTCGGACTTCGACGTGAACGCGGATCCCGCGCCGGACGAGGAACTCCGGTGCGGCGCCCTGGTGAACGCGGCGCTCGATGTCGTCGGCGCCCGGCGTGCGGCGGCAAGCGACGGCAACTGA
- a CDS encoding cell wall hydrolase — protein sequence MTRRRLVPVPAPAAASVRPAAGGPDDGTVDTFARTLWGEARTETLRGIEAVAAVVMNRAALEPGAAISDICRRFPCWSADNPARFRLSAVQPSGPAGSGRASSDALLFATCLRIARRAAAGLLDDPTGGATLYHDGGVLPDWAARLAPTAEIGDRLFYAAGPGVPS from the coding sequence ATGACCCGGCGGAGGCTGGTGCCGGTCCCGGCGCCCGCCGCCGCTTCCGTGCGGCCCGCCGCGGGCGGGCCGGACGACGGCACCGTCGACACCTTCGCCCGCACCCTGTGGGGAGAGGCGCGGACCGAGACGCTGCGGGGCATCGAGGCGGTGGCCGCGGTCGTGATGAACCGGGCGGCCCTGGAGCCCGGCGCCGCCATCTCGGACATCTGCCGGCGGTTTCCCTGCTGGAGCGCCGACAATCCGGCCCGGTTCCGGCTTTCGGCCGTCCAGCCATCCGGTCCGGCGGGGAGCGGCCGGGCGTCGTCGGACGCCCTGCTGTTCGCGACCTGCCTGCGGATCGCCCGGCGGGCGGCGGCCGGCCTGCTGGACGACCCGACCGGGGGCGCCACCCTGTACCACGATGGCGGCGTCCTGCCGGACTGGGCGGCTCGGCTGGCGCCGACCGCGGAGATCGGCGACCGCCTGTTCTACGCGGCCGGCCCCGGGGTGCCGTCATGA
- a CDS encoding DUF952 domain-containing protein yields MTSDTVIYHMCRAEEWSAAERAGSYPGSSQDAADGFIHFSTAAQIVESAAKHRKGQAGLVLLTVRADRLGPALKWEPSRGGQLFPHLYGALPVGAVVAVDPLPLGPDGRHRFPQTVADDTRSNDGN; encoded by the coding sequence ATGACCAGCGACACCGTCATCTACCACATGTGCCGGGCAGAGGAATGGTCGGCAGCCGAGCGCGCCGGAAGCTATCCCGGCTCGTCCCAGGACGCCGCCGACGGCTTCATCCATTTCTCCACCGCCGCCCAGATCGTCGAGAGCGCCGCGAAGCACCGGAAGGGGCAGGCCGGCCTTGTCCTGCTGACCGTGCGCGCCGACCGGCTGGGACCCGCCCTGAAATGGGAGCCGTCGCGCGGCGGGCAACTCTTCCCCCATCTCTACGGCGCCCTGCCGGTCGGGGCGGTCGTCGCGGTCGACCCCCTGCCGCTGGGTCCCGACGGTCGGCACCGGTTTCCGCAGACCGTCGCCGACGATACCCGGAGTAATGACGGAAATTGA
- a CDS encoding phasin family protein, whose protein sequence is MSQNNFDFGKLFNGQVPNLDVKALIDAQNRNFEAMVKVGRIFADTAQTLIKRQVEIAEANLKDSAESAKAVLAVKDLPATLNMQAELAKTTADKVSAQVRELSEIAAKGGREAYSVISSRTQESVAELKALTVSKAA, encoded by the coding sequence ATGTCCCAGAACAATTTCGACTTCGGCAAGCTGTTCAATGGCCAGGTTCCGAATCTCGACGTCAAGGCGCTGATCGACGCGCAGAACCGCAATTTCGAAGCCATGGTCAAGGTCGGCAGGATTTTCGCCGATACGGCCCAGACCCTGATCAAGCGCCAGGTCGAGATCGCCGAGGCGAACCTGAAGGACTCCGCGGAGAGCGCCAAGGCCGTCCTGGCGGTCAAGGATCTGCCGGCCACCCTGAACATGCAGGCGGAACTCGCGAAGACCACGGCCGACAAGGTCAGCGCCCAGGTCCGCGAACTGTCGGAGATCGCCGCCAAGGGCGGCCGGGAAGCCTATTCGGTCATCAGCTCCCGCACCCAGGAAAGCGTCGCCGAGCTGAAGGCGCTGACGGTCTCCAAGGCCGCCTGA